TATCCCGGCCACAATTTTTCTGACCACATCCTTTGTGGACAGAGGCGGCCAATACGAGGGATTTCTCTGGACCGATTACATATACCTGTTGCTGATGAGTACCGCCGAGACCATGCTCGATGTGAATGATCTTGGCCTCGGGCAACTTGATATCAGCGATCATAAGAAAAAGTATCAGGCCAGAGATGCCATATGCGGCGCCCTGAAAAGAATGCCGTATCAGGAGAAGGCCCGAATAATAGAAGCCATTCGCTCCAGGCTAAAATGTGCCATAAATCCCCAAATAAGCGAGCCGTTCCTGCCGCTCGGCTGGGATGAGATAAAAGAGATGTCCGAAAGCGGCCTGGTCAGTTTCGGCGCGCACACGGTCACCCATGAAATATTGACCCAACTCCCGGACTCTGTTATGCGAGACGAGATAAACCAATCTCAGGAGGCGCTTGAAAGAATTTTATCCGAGAAAGTTGAATATTTTGCCTATCCCAATGGTACCATGGCTGACTTTAACGAAGGCATAAAAAGAATCGTCGCAGAGAAATTCGGTTGCGCTTTGACCACAATCGAGGGATTGAATCGAGCCGGCTGCGACATGTACGAACTGAAGAGGGTCAATATTGGAAATGATATGGGATTGAGCGAATTCAAAATGACCCTGTCGGGAACGGCTTTTATGCTGCGAAGGTTAAGGCCGGGACGCCAGAACCGAATTTCCACCGATAAATAGATTTTACAACCGGCAAAGAAAAGCATTATTATCATTTGATGACTATGGTCGAAAAAATCGGCAATCCGGCAGAATTTGAGAAGTTGAAAGCCGACTGGAATAAGCTGCTCGAAAGAAATGACACGAAGAATGTCTTTCTTACTTTCGAATGGCTTTATAGCTGGTGGAAGGTCTATGGACGGGAAAAGGAATTGTTTCTTCTGGTCGTCAGGGAAGGCCCGGAAATTGTCGGTTTGGCGCCGCTGATGAGATCCCTGGTGGGGGGACTTGGCCGCAAACGGTATGTCATTCAGTTTATCGGCACCCCCAATGTCGATTATTGCGATTTTATTGGTGCGGATAAACAATTGATTGCTCGTCAAATAATCGGCTATCTTGATGACCATAAATCAGAATGGGATGTGGTGGAACTCTCCCAGATTTCCGACCGTTCCGGGACATTGCCGATAATCGAAGAGATTTTGAATGAATCCGGCCGGCCCCATTTGAAAAAAGAAATAGAGACCTGTTATGGATATATATATAATGGGCTCGTTGATGAGAGAGCCAATTTTACTTATCATCGCGGGGCAACGCTGAAAAAAGCGGTCAACCACTTCAACCGCGAGAGCGGACTCCAACTGGAGAAAATAACCGACCCGGCCGAAATTGAAAAAATTCTGCCGCAGTTTTTTCTTCTGCATATCAATCGCTGGCGCGAGACAGGTTCGCCGAGCAAATTTCTCCGGGAGGAAAATTGCCGATTTTTCAACGAACTTGTGAGGACACTCGGCCCGCTGGGTGAAATCTGTTTTTTTGTTTTGAAAAGCGGCGATCTGTCGGTGGCGATGATTTTCAATTTTGAATATGGAAAAGTGATAAACCACTATACCATTGCCATCAATGTCTATTTTCGTGATCGCTCTCCCGGAATTCTGCTCCTTCTTCAGCAATCCGAATATCTTATCAGGCGAGGATATGATTTGGATTTTTCGCGCGGGGCGCACCAATATAAGAATTTATTGACTAACCGCGAGTATATCAATTATCAGGTTACCATCTACAAAAATAACTGGTCACGCCTCCGGATAAAATTATACGATCGACTGAAAGCGACAACTCCGATTCAGAGCATACTGAAAAATGAAAAGCTCATGATTTTAAAGAGCCAGATACTTGATTTCATACGTCGGAACGGCGCCATTGTATTTTTGGGGCGCGCGTTTAGGAGAGCGCTCAGAGTCATAATTGATTATAGAGTGTTCAATTTCTATACTTATCAGGGAGATGCCGTATTCTCATTCAAGCCGAAAGTCGATGTTGAATGCCGTAAACTCAGGAAAGAAGATATCGGCCACCTGGCGACTTTCCTCGGGATTGAGCCGGAATCCAGGAAATTCGGGACAATTATGACCAGATTAGAGTTGGGCGACGACTGTTTTGCCGCTTTTCACAACGGTAATCTGGTCGCAGTCACCTGGGGGCTTCACCATAGCGATCTCTATATAAGGGCGGGGCTGACTGTCACGCCGGGAAAAGGGCAGGTCATCTCTGCCGATGCAATGACCTCCCCGATCTACCGCGGTATGGGGATTCGGCCATATCTGATGACCTATGCGCTTAAGGAATACAAGGGGCAGGGTGTGAGCA
This portion of the Candidatus Zixiibacteriota bacterium genome encodes:
- a CDS encoding polysaccharide deacetylase family protein, with protein sequence MLKILKKILFRLFYIRGVWQTVRYFNRDKIVILMYHGVTDREIGVWTQLSSARFEEQMRYIGRHYHPIALSEAVAMLRKEKPMVPNSIVVTFDDGFRNNRTIAYPILRKHNIPATIFLTTSFVDRGGQYEGFLWTDYIYLLLMSTAETMLDVNDLGLGQLDISDHKKKYQARDAICGALKRMPYQEKARIIEAIRSRLKCAINPQISEPFLPLGWDEIKEMSESGLVSFGAHTVTHEILTQLPDSVMRDEINQSQEALERILSEKVEYFAYPNGTMADFNEGIKRIVAEKFGCALTTIEGLNRAGCDMYELKRVNIGNDMGLSEFKMTLSGTAFMLRRLRPGRQNRISTDK
- a CDS encoding GNAT family N-acetyltransferase, which translates into the protein MVEKIGNPAEFEKLKADWNKLLERNDTKNVFLTFEWLYSWWKVYGREKELFLLVVREGPEIVGLAPLMRSLVGGLGRKRYVIQFIGTPNVDYCDFIGADKQLIARQIIGYLDDHKSEWDVVELSQISDRSGTLPIIEEILNESGRPHLKKEIETCYGYIYNGLVDERANFTYHRGATLKKAVNHFNRESGLQLEKITDPAEIEKILPQFFLLHINRWRETGSPSKFLREENCRFFNELVRTLGPLGEICFFVLKSGDLSVAMIFNFEYGKVINHYTIAINVYFRDRSPGILLLLQQSEYLIRRGYDLDFSRGAHQYKNLLTNREYINYQVTIYKNNWSRLRIKLYDRLKATTPIQSILKNEKLMILKSQILDFIRRNGAIVFLGRAFRRALRVIIDYRVFNFYTYQGDAVFSFKPKVDVECRKLRKEDIGHLATFLGIEPESRKFGTIMTRLELGDDCFAAFHNGNLVAVTWGLHHSDLYIRAGLTVTPGKGQVISADAMTSPIYRGMGIRPYLMTYALKEYKGQGVSILGAVERSNKAQLQSIKKLNYTYLYCIRKLRLFGIRVL